From a region of the Paralichthys olivaceus isolate ysfri-2021 chromosome 4, ASM2471397v2, whole genome shotgun sequence genome:
- the rmi1 gene encoding recQ-mediated genome instability protein 1 isoform X2: MAPEIQTVVRTTQAWLQATWHVKVPFAWLEACVEWLQEEAGGTGRLSQQQINQQALDQWLMTDLRDLDYPALPEGLPEAQKTELSGIFCVQVDSLLDVSQPAYSQLQKLRGTDCTNDEVSAVTQTTQRSWEARPTRMLLLQVTDGVQSLEAMEYQPIPALSTALRPGAKLQLQGQMVCRLGMLLLGPSNVNILGGEVEDLVDRNKQGQVLCQTLGLPEEQQQEREEAPLAPQQVDDEMEDLELDDAELLASLEAQDEVQRIEVGSESGYGTHSETSTQFSRSSFVRSFVSTASSRGGSTQSSRGGPVQGQLLEPEDPDILLSNHENQPEVQAHSIAAEDFPDEDFDDLPLDELDSVIFQETTNVSAQSDISHRNTLQNNSRTTGHPHSLDSATKPQTAQVEQQTSNCLGSRFGSGKSKSVTQKRDYEGYNKGEFVRNDVNNFMDEDMDCFLEEVEIYGVQPGRTGGQNQLPEQQGLTGDRSSERKPFQKDPQSDGTVPALTLTSPPFTYLCLLEDLNTTANSHTTEMRVKAFIVTLLGKLSSSNGGWSVCATISDGTGYLDVELSDEVLTGLLGFSVAEKASLKRDPARRGELEAGMRRCQEELVDMCCVMTIVVKPEGRKAVVTKAEQVSEKVRQELEQRARGGRK; this comes from the exons atggcCCCTGAGATTCAGACCGTGGTACGAACGACACAAGCCTGGCTGCAGGCCACCTGGCATGTCAAGGTGCCCTTTGCGTGGCTGGAGGCCTGCGTGGAGTGGCTACAGGAAGAGGCAGGAGGCACTGGCCGTCTGTCACAGCAGCAAATTAACCAACAG GCGCTGGACCAGTGGCTGATGACAGACCTGAGGGACCTGGACTACCCTGCTCTCCCTGAAGGACTCCCTGAGGCTCAGAAGACTGAACTCAGTGGCATCTTCTGTGTCCAG GTTGATTCATTGCTGGACGTCAGTCAGCCTGCGTACAGTCAGCTGCAGAAGCTGCGGGGCACGGACTGTACCAACGATGAGGTGTCTGCCGTCACACAGACCACACAGAGGTCCTGGGAAGCCAGACCGACCAGGATGCTACTACTGCAG GTGACAGATGGAGTCCAAAGCTTGGAGGCTATGGAATATCAGCCAATCCCTGCACTCAGCACAGCACTCAG GCCTGGTGCAAAGCTGCAGTTGCAGGGACAGATGGTTTGCAGACTCGGGATGCTGCTGTTGGGGCCGTCCAACGTCAACATCCTGGGTGGTGAGGTGGAGGACTTAGTGGACAGGAATAAGCAG GGCCAGGTGCTCTGTCAGACACTGGGTCTTCCTgaagaacagcagcaggagcgAGAAGAGGCTCCACTGGCACCACAACAAG ttGACGACGAGATGGAAGACCTGGAGCTCGACGACGCAGAGTTGTTGGCCAGTCTTGAGGCCCAGGACGAGGTGCAGAGGATTGAGGTTGGGTCTGAGAGTGGCTACGGGACACACAGTGAGACCTCCACTCAGTTCTCAAGAAGCTCCTTTGTCAGGAGCTTTGTCTCCACAGCCTCATCCAG AGGTGGTTCGACCCAGAGTAGCAGAGGTGGTCCAGTCCAAGGTCAGCTCCTCGAACCAGAGGATCCTGACATCTTACTGTCCAACCATGAGAATCAACCAGAGGTCCAAGCTCACAGCATCGCAGCAGAAGACTTTCCAGACGAAGACTTTGACGATCTTCCCCTGGATGAGTTGGACAGTGTCATTTTTCAGGAAACAACAAATGTAAGTGCACAGTCTGACATCAGTCACAGAAACACTCTGCAAAATAACAGCAGAACAACAGGACATCCTCACAGTTTGGACAGTGCCACAAAACCCCAAACTGCACAGGTTGAGCAGCAGACATCAAACTGCTTGGGGTCCCGGTTTGGTTCTGGCAAATCCAAATCCGTCACACAGAAAAGAGACTATGAAGGCTACAATAAAGGAGAGTTTGTAAGGAATGATGTGAATAATTTTATGGATGAGGACATGGACTGCTTTCTTGAAGAGGTAGAAATCTATGGCGTTCAACCTGGGAGGACTGGAGGGCAAAATCAGCTCCCTGAGCAACAAGGACTTACAGGAGACAGGAGCTCTGAAAGAAAACCTTTTCAAAAAGATCCCCAGAGTGACGGCACAGTCCCTGCTCTAACTCTCACCTCGCCACCTTTCACGTACTTGTGCCTGCTAGAAGACCTGAACACCACAGCAAACTCCCACACCACAGAGATGCGCGTCAAAGCTTTCATCGTGACCCTCTTGGGGAAACTGAGCAGCAGCAACGGCGGTTGGAGCGTCTGCGCCACGATATCTGATGGGACCGGTTACCTGGACGTGGAGCTGTCCGATGAGGTTTTAACCGGCTTGCTGGGTTTCTCCGTAGCGGAGAAGGCGTCTCTGAAGCGTGACCCGGCCCGGCGAGGTGAGCTCGAAGCAGGGATGAGGAGATgtcaggaggagctggtggacaTGTGCTGTGTTATGACCATAGTGGTCAAACCAGAGGGAAGGAAAGCTGTGGTTACTAAGGCAGAGCAGGTCAGTGAGAAGGTACggcaggagctggagcagagggCGAGAGGCGGGAGGAAATAA
- the rmi1 gene encoding recQ-mediated genome instability protein 1 isoform X1: MAPEIQTVVRTTQAWLQATWHVKVPFAWLEACVEWLQEEAGGTGRLSQQQINQQALDQWLMTDLRDLDYPALPEGLPEAQKTELSGIFCVQVDSLLDVSQPAYSQLQKLRGTDCTNDEVSAVTQTTQRSWEARPTRMLLLQVTDGVQSLEAMEYQPIPALSTALRPGAKLQLQGQMVCRLGMLLLGPSNVNILGGEVEDLVDRNKQGQVLCQTLGLPEEQQQEREEAPLAPQQVDDEMEDLELDDAELLASLEAQDEVQRIEVGSESGYGTHSETSTQFSRSSFVRSFVSTASSRSEASIHSYRGGSTQSSRGGPVQGQLLEPEDPDILLSNHENQPEVQAHSIAAEDFPDEDFDDLPLDELDSVIFQETTNVSAQSDISHRNTLQNNSRTTGHPHSLDSATKPQTAQVEQQTSNCLGSRFGSGKSKSVTQKRDYEGYNKGEFVRNDVNNFMDEDMDCFLEEVEIYGVQPGRTGGQNQLPEQQGLTGDRSSERKPFQKDPQSDGTVPALTLTSPPFTYLCLLEDLNTTANSHTTEMRVKAFIVTLLGKLSSSNGGWSVCATISDGTGYLDVELSDEVLTGLLGFSVAEKASLKRDPARRGELEAGMRRCQEELVDMCCVMTIVVKPEGRKAVVTKAEQVSEKVRQELEQRARGGRK, encoded by the exons atggcCCCTGAGATTCAGACCGTGGTACGAACGACACAAGCCTGGCTGCAGGCCACCTGGCATGTCAAGGTGCCCTTTGCGTGGCTGGAGGCCTGCGTGGAGTGGCTACAGGAAGAGGCAGGAGGCACTGGCCGTCTGTCACAGCAGCAAATTAACCAACAG GCGCTGGACCAGTGGCTGATGACAGACCTGAGGGACCTGGACTACCCTGCTCTCCCTGAAGGACTCCCTGAGGCTCAGAAGACTGAACTCAGTGGCATCTTCTGTGTCCAG GTTGATTCATTGCTGGACGTCAGTCAGCCTGCGTACAGTCAGCTGCAGAAGCTGCGGGGCACGGACTGTACCAACGATGAGGTGTCTGCCGTCACACAGACCACACAGAGGTCCTGGGAAGCCAGACCGACCAGGATGCTACTACTGCAG GTGACAGATGGAGTCCAAAGCTTGGAGGCTATGGAATATCAGCCAATCCCTGCACTCAGCACAGCACTCAG GCCTGGTGCAAAGCTGCAGTTGCAGGGACAGATGGTTTGCAGACTCGGGATGCTGCTGTTGGGGCCGTCCAACGTCAACATCCTGGGTGGTGAGGTGGAGGACTTAGTGGACAGGAATAAGCAG GGCCAGGTGCTCTGTCAGACACTGGGTCTTCCTgaagaacagcagcaggagcgAGAAGAGGCTCCACTGGCACCACAACAAG ttGACGACGAGATGGAAGACCTGGAGCTCGACGACGCAGAGTTGTTGGCCAGTCTTGAGGCCCAGGACGAGGTGCAGAGGATTGAGGTTGGGTCTGAGAGTGGCTACGGGACACACAGTGAGACCTCCACTCAGTTCTCAAGAAGCTCCTTTGTCAGGAGCTTTGTCTCCACAGCCTCATCCAG AAGTGAAGCCTCCATCCATTCTTACAGAGGTGGTTCGACCCAGAGTAGCAGAGGTGGTCCAGTCCAAGGTCAGCTCCTCGAACCAGAGGATCCTGACATCTTACTGTCCAACCATGAGAATCAACCAGAGGTCCAAGCTCACAGCATCGCAGCAGAAGACTTTCCAGACGAAGACTTTGACGATCTTCCCCTGGATGAGTTGGACAGTGTCATTTTTCAGGAAACAACAAATGTAAGTGCACAGTCTGACATCAGTCACAGAAACACTCTGCAAAATAACAGCAGAACAACAGGACATCCTCACAGTTTGGACAGTGCCACAAAACCCCAAACTGCACAGGTTGAGCAGCAGACATCAAACTGCTTGGGGTCCCGGTTTGGTTCTGGCAAATCCAAATCCGTCACACAGAAAAGAGACTATGAAGGCTACAATAAAGGAGAGTTTGTAAGGAATGATGTGAATAATTTTATGGATGAGGACATGGACTGCTTTCTTGAAGAGGTAGAAATCTATGGCGTTCAACCTGGGAGGACTGGAGGGCAAAATCAGCTCCCTGAGCAACAAGGACTTACAGGAGACAGGAGCTCTGAAAGAAAACCTTTTCAAAAAGATCCCCAGAGTGACGGCACAGTCCCTGCTCTAACTCTCACCTCGCCACCTTTCACGTACTTGTGCCTGCTAGAAGACCTGAACACCACAGCAAACTCCCACACCACAGAGATGCGCGTCAAAGCTTTCATCGTGACCCTCTTGGGGAAACTGAGCAGCAGCAACGGCGGTTGGAGCGTCTGCGCCACGATATCTGATGGGACCGGTTACCTGGACGTGGAGCTGTCCGATGAGGTTTTAACCGGCTTGCTGGGTTTCTCCGTAGCGGAGAAGGCGTCTCTGAAGCGTGACCCGGCCCGGCGAGGTGAGCTCGAAGCAGGGATGAGGAGATgtcaggaggagctggtggacaTGTGCTGTGTTATGACCATAGTGGTCAAACCAGAGGGAAGGAAAGCTGTGGTTACTAAGGCAGAGCAGGTCAGTGAGAAGGTACggcaggagctggagcagagggCGAGAGGCGGGAGGAAATAA
- the hnrnpk gene encoding heterogeneous nuclear ribonucleoprotein K isoform X1, which translates to MDSENDQIDDSSFGNTETNGKRPAEDADEQKSFKRSRNSEEMVELRILLQSKNAGAVIGKGGKNIKALRTDYNASVSVPDSSGPERILSISADIETVGEIMLKIIPTLEEYQQYNGMDFDCELRLLIHQSLAGSIIGVKGAKIKELRENTKTSIKLFQECCPQSTDRVVLVGGKTERVVECIKTMLELIADAPIKGRAQPYDPNFYDETYEYGGFTMMFEERGSGRRLMGGFPMRGARSSAVDRGFDRMPSSRGARGPLPPSRREYDEMSPRRGPPPPHPGRVSRGSSRARNMSMGHPHRGGDDRYYDSYRGSDDRSTDRRSRPERYSDSMSGGGYDNSSSWDSYQSGGRGSYSDMGGSVITTQVTIPKDLAGSIIGKGGQRIKQIRHESGASIKIDEPLEGSEDRIITIVGTQDQIQNAQYLLQNSVKQYSGHLL; encoded by the exons ATGGACTCAGAAAATGACCAGATTGACGATTCCTCATTTGGCAACACAGAGACCAACG GTAAGCGCCCTGCTGAGGATGCAGATGAGCAGAAATCATTCAAGCGCTCTAGGAACTCAGAGGAGATGGTTGAGCTGCGCATCCTCCTGCAGAGCAAA AACGCTGGAGCTGTAATTGGAAAGGGTGGCAAAAACATCAAAGCCCTGCGTACAGAC TACAATGCCAGTGTGTCAGTCCCAGACAGCAGTGGGCCTGAGCG CATCCTGAGCATCAGTGCTGACATCGAGACAGTTGGAGAAATCATGCTCAAAATTATCCCAACTCTGGAAGAG TACCAGCAGTACAATGGTATGGATTTTGACTGCGAGCTACGATTGCTGATTCACCAGAGCCTTGCTGGCTCGATCATCGGGGTGAAGGGAGCCAAGATCAAGGAGCTGCGGGAG aacACAAAAACCAGCATCAAGCTGTTCCAGGAGTGTTGTCCTCAGTCGACAGACCGGGTGGTGCTGGTTGGTGGTAAAACGGAGAGAGTGGTGGAGTGTATCAAGACGATGCTGGAGCTCATTGCTGAT GCTCCCATTAAGGGCCGTGCACAGCCATATGATCCCAACTTCTACGACGAAACCTATGAATATGGTGGATTCACCATGATGTTTGAAGAGAGGGGCAGCGGTCGTAGGCTTATGGGAGGGTTTCCCATGCGTGGGGCCAGGTCTAGTGCAGTAGACCGTGGATTCGACCGAATGCCCTCAAGCAGAGGGGCACGCGGACCCCTGCCTCCTTCCCGCCGGGAATACGATGAGATGAGCCCCCGTCGAggccctcctccacctcacccCGGTAGAGTCAGCAGGGGGAGCAGCCGTGCACGCAACATGTCTATGGGTCACCCACACAGAGGAGG AGATGATCGTTACTATGACTCGTACCGTGGCTCAGATGACAGGTCAAC TGACAGAAGAAGCAGACCGGAACGCTATAGCGATAGCATG AGTGGAGGAGGATACG ACAACAGTTCTTCCTGGGATAGCTATCAGTCAG GTGGACGTGGCTCCTATAGTGACATGGGTGGTTCTGTCATCACCACACAAGTGACGATCCCTAAGGAT CTGGCCGGCTCAATCATTGGTAAGGGAGGCCAGCGGATAAAACAGATCCGCCACGAGTCTGGAGCCTCCATCAAGATCGATGAACCTCTGGAAGGTTCAGAGGACCGCATCATCACCATCGTTGGCACCCAGGATCAGATCCAGAACGCCCAGTACCTTCTACAGAACAG tgtgAAGCAGTACTCTGGTCATTTGCTGTAA
- the hnrnpk gene encoding heterogeneous nuclear ribonucleoprotein K isoform X3, giving the protein MDSENDQIDDSSFGNTETNGKRPAEDADEQKSFKRSRNSEEMVELRILLQSKNAGAVIGKGGKNIKALRTDYNASVSVPDSSGPERILSISADIETVGEIMLKIIPTLEEYQQYNGMDFDCELRLLIHQSLAGSIIGVKGAKIKELRENTKTSIKLFQECCPQSTDRVVLVGGKTERVVECIKTMLELIADAPIKGRAQPYDPNFYDETYEYGGFTMMFEERGSGRRLMGGFPMRGARSSAVDRGFDRMPSSRGARGPLPPSRREYDEMSPRRGPPPPHPGRVSRGSSRARNMSMGHPHRGGDRRSRPERYSDSMSGGGYDNSSSWDSYQSGGRGSYSDMGGSVITTQVTIPKDLAGSIIGKGGQRIKQIRHESGASIKIDEPLEGSEDRIITIVGTQDQIQNAQYLLQNSVKQYSGHLL; this is encoded by the exons ATGGACTCAGAAAATGACCAGATTGACGATTCCTCATTTGGCAACACAGAGACCAACG GTAAGCGCCCTGCTGAGGATGCAGATGAGCAGAAATCATTCAAGCGCTCTAGGAACTCAGAGGAGATGGTTGAGCTGCGCATCCTCCTGCAGAGCAAA AACGCTGGAGCTGTAATTGGAAAGGGTGGCAAAAACATCAAAGCCCTGCGTACAGAC TACAATGCCAGTGTGTCAGTCCCAGACAGCAGTGGGCCTGAGCG CATCCTGAGCATCAGTGCTGACATCGAGACAGTTGGAGAAATCATGCTCAAAATTATCCCAACTCTGGAAGAG TACCAGCAGTACAATGGTATGGATTTTGACTGCGAGCTACGATTGCTGATTCACCAGAGCCTTGCTGGCTCGATCATCGGGGTGAAGGGAGCCAAGATCAAGGAGCTGCGGGAG aacACAAAAACCAGCATCAAGCTGTTCCAGGAGTGTTGTCCTCAGTCGACAGACCGGGTGGTGCTGGTTGGTGGTAAAACGGAGAGAGTGGTGGAGTGTATCAAGACGATGCTGGAGCTCATTGCTGAT GCTCCCATTAAGGGCCGTGCACAGCCATATGATCCCAACTTCTACGACGAAACCTATGAATATGGTGGATTCACCATGATGTTTGAAGAGAGGGGCAGCGGTCGTAGGCTTATGGGAGGGTTTCCCATGCGTGGGGCCAGGTCTAGTGCAGTAGACCGTGGATTCGACCGAATGCCCTCAAGCAGAGGGGCACGCGGACCCCTGCCTCCTTCCCGCCGGGAATACGATGAGATGAGCCCCCGTCGAggccctcctccacctcacccCGGTAGAGTCAGCAGGGGGAGCAGCCGTGCACGCAACATGTCTATGGGTCACCCACACAGAGGAGG TGACAGAAGAAGCAGACCGGAACGCTATAGCGATAGCATG AGTGGAGGAGGATACG ACAACAGTTCTTCCTGGGATAGCTATCAGTCAG GTGGACGTGGCTCCTATAGTGACATGGGTGGTTCTGTCATCACCACACAAGTGACGATCCCTAAGGAT CTGGCCGGCTCAATCATTGGTAAGGGAGGCCAGCGGATAAAACAGATCCGCCACGAGTCTGGAGCCTCCATCAAGATCGATGAACCTCTGGAAGGTTCAGAGGACCGCATCATCACCATCGTTGGCACCCAGGATCAGATCCAGAACGCCCAGTACCTTCTACAGAACAG tgtgAAGCAGTACTCTGGTCATTTGCTGTAA
- the hnrnpk gene encoding heterogeneous nuclear ribonucleoprotein K isoform X2, giving the protein MDSENDQIDDSSFGNTETNGKRPAEDADEQKSFKRSRNSEEMVELRILLQSKNAGAVIGKGGKNIKALRTDYNASVSVPDSSGPERILSISADIETVGEIMLKIIPTLEEQYNGMDFDCELRLLIHQSLAGSIIGVKGAKIKELRENTKTSIKLFQECCPQSTDRVVLVGGKTERVVECIKTMLELIADAPIKGRAQPYDPNFYDETYEYGGFTMMFEERGSGRRLMGGFPMRGARSSAVDRGFDRMPSSRGARGPLPPSRREYDEMSPRRGPPPPHPGRVSRGSSRARNMSMGHPHRGGDDRYYDSYRGSDDRSTDRRSRPERYSDSMSGGGYDNSSSWDSYQSGGRGSYSDMGGSVITTQVTIPKDLAGSIIGKGGQRIKQIRHESGASIKIDEPLEGSEDRIITIVGTQDQIQNAQYLLQNSVKQYSGHLL; this is encoded by the exons ATGGACTCAGAAAATGACCAGATTGACGATTCCTCATTTGGCAACACAGAGACCAACG GTAAGCGCCCTGCTGAGGATGCAGATGAGCAGAAATCATTCAAGCGCTCTAGGAACTCAGAGGAGATGGTTGAGCTGCGCATCCTCCTGCAGAGCAAA AACGCTGGAGCTGTAATTGGAAAGGGTGGCAAAAACATCAAAGCCCTGCGTACAGAC TACAATGCCAGTGTGTCAGTCCCAGACAGCAGTGGGCCTGAGCG CATCCTGAGCATCAGTGCTGACATCGAGACAGTTGGAGAAATCATGCTCAAAATTATCCCAACTCTGGAAGAG CAGTACAATGGTATGGATTTTGACTGCGAGCTACGATTGCTGATTCACCAGAGCCTTGCTGGCTCGATCATCGGGGTGAAGGGAGCCAAGATCAAGGAGCTGCGGGAG aacACAAAAACCAGCATCAAGCTGTTCCAGGAGTGTTGTCCTCAGTCGACAGACCGGGTGGTGCTGGTTGGTGGTAAAACGGAGAGAGTGGTGGAGTGTATCAAGACGATGCTGGAGCTCATTGCTGAT GCTCCCATTAAGGGCCGTGCACAGCCATATGATCCCAACTTCTACGACGAAACCTATGAATATGGTGGATTCACCATGATGTTTGAAGAGAGGGGCAGCGGTCGTAGGCTTATGGGAGGGTTTCCCATGCGTGGGGCCAGGTCTAGTGCAGTAGACCGTGGATTCGACCGAATGCCCTCAAGCAGAGGGGCACGCGGACCCCTGCCTCCTTCCCGCCGGGAATACGATGAGATGAGCCCCCGTCGAggccctcctccacctcacccCGGTAGAGTCAGCAGGGGGAGCAGCCGTGCACGCAACATGTCTATGGGTCACCCACACAGAGGAGG AGATGATCGTTACTATGACTCGTACCGTGGCTCAGATGACAGGTCAAC TGACAGAAGAAGCAGACCGGAACGCTATAGCGATAGCATG AGTGGAGGAGGATACG ACAACAGTTCTTCCTGGGATAGCTATCAGTCAG GTGGACGTGGCTCCTATAGTGACATGGGTGGTTCTGTCATCACCACACAAGTGACGATCCCTAAGGAT CTGGCCGGCTCAATCATTGGTAAGGGAGGCCAGCGGATAAAACAGATCCGCCACGAGTCTGGAGCCTCCATCAAGATCGATGAACCTCTGGAAGGTTCAGAGGACCGCATCATCACCATCGTTGGCACCCAGGATCAGATCCAGAACGCCCAGTACCTTCTACAGAACAG tgtgAAGCAGTACTCTGGTCATTTGCTGTAA